Proteins from a single region of Chitinophagales bacterium:
- a CDS encoding neutral/alkaline non-lysosomal ceramidase N-terminal domain-containing protein — protein sequence MLLGTGKADITAFKEGVGMLGYGQAFNIMENVATPLYARAFLFKTDEKLIAYINCELGFITPSLKRGVVKKLRRKHDKTEYNNNNILLAAQHTHSGPSGFSHHGLYNTNSPGFVLEIYNKIVDGIVEAILKAEENFEEVSVQYSEGEFEEEKEVGFQRSLKAYLKNPEAKKITKKELHLGINREMRLLKFVNEKNEIKGSINWFGTHPTSLPNTNTSVCSDNKGFAAQYLEDDLQKNKTDFLGIFAQGSCGDVSPRFQYNKKHSRIRGKLDGKFLNDDMKSAQYNGQLQYEKAKELITKENQTKIEVNELDYGLMYVDFSNIIIDEKFTGGIKNARTSPSCMGVAFLKGAPDGPGMLEPFAYITALLSRAVKAGEYVRALFMPKEWGMAMRQKYTSQGNKDIAIESGDRKIMATYDINNLILPAWVDETISNLKKFHRRGALDKNPWTPQILPLQIVKLGTIAICAFPFEITTIAAQRLQKTIEDILIGNGGYTKVILNPYSNAYNGYITTYEEYQVQCYEGGHTVFGEWSLAALQTEFEKLAKEMLKTEDERNLSHDVTPLVFTKEDLNKFSYFKGQYYLNTIKRKERLAKVKARRRNKLEKRKERIQKKLDDL from the coding sequence ATGTTATTAGGAACAGGAAAAGCAGACATAACTGCTTTTAAAGAAGGCGTGGGTATGCTTGGTTATGGGCAGGCATTCAATATTATGGAAAATGTGGCTACGCCACTTTATGCAAGGGCATTTCTTTTTAAAACAGATGAAAAATTAATAGCTTACATAAATTGCGAATTAGGTTTTATAACTCCTTCATTAAAAAGAGGTGTAGTAAAAAAACTAAGGCGAAAACACGACAAAACGGAATATAATAATAACAATATCCTATTAGCAGCACAGCACACCCACAGCGGCCCCAGTGGCTTTTCGCACCATGGATTGTATAATACCAATAGTCCCGGTTTTGTATTAGAAATTTATAATAAAATAGTAGATGGAATAGTAGAAGCTATTTTAAAAGCTGAAGAAAATTTTGAAGAAGTTTCAGTTCAATATTCTGAGGGCGAATTTGAAGAAGAAAAAGAAGTAGGTTTTCAACGTTCGTTAAAAGCTTATTTAAAAAATCCCGAAGCCAAAAAAATAACTAAAAAAGAACTTCATTTAGGCATCAATAGAGAAATGAGGCTACTAAAATTTGTAAACGAAAAAAATGAAATAAAAGGAAGCATAAATTGGTTTGGTACTCACCCTACCAGTTTGCCTAATACTAATACATCTGTTTGTAGCGATAACAAAGGCTTTGCCGCACAATATTTAGAAGATGATTTGCAAAAAAATAAAACTGATTTTTTAGGCATTTTTGCTCAAGGAAGCTGTGGAGATGTTTCGCCAAGATTTCAATACAACAAAAAACATTCAAGAATAAGAGGAAAATTAGACGGTAAATTTTTGAATGATGACATGAAAAGTGCTCAATACAACGGTCAACTTCAATATGAAAAAGCAAAAGAGCTAATTACAAAAGAAAATCAAACTAAAATTGAAGTAAATGAGTTAGATTATGGATTAATGTATGTTGACTTTAGCAATATTATTATTGACGAAAAATTTACCGGAGGTATTAAAAATGCAAGAACAAGTCCTTCGTGTATGGGTGTTGCGTTTTTAAAAGGAGCTCCTGACGGACCTGGCATGTTAGAGCCTTTTGCGTATATAACTGCTTTGCTAAGCCGTGCCGTAAAAGCAGGAGAATACGTGCGTGCTTTATTTATGCCAAAAGAATGGGGCATGGCTATGCGACAAAAATATACTTCGCAGGGAAATAAAGATATAGCCATAGAATCTGGTGACAGAAAAATAATGGCTACTTATGATATTAATAATTTAATATTGCCCGCTTGGGTTGATGAAACTATTAGCAATCTTAAAAAATTTCACAGACGTGGAGCTTTAGATAAAAACCCGTGGACTCCTCAAATTTTGCCACTTCAAATAGTAAAATTAGGCACCATTGCTATATGTGCTTTTCCGTTTGAAATAACAACTATAGCCGCTCAAAGATTGCAAAAAACTATAGAAGATATTTTAATAGGAAATGGTGGATATACTAAAGTAATATTAAACCCCTACTCTAACGCTTACAATGGCTATATTACAACTTATGAAGAATATCAAGTGCAGTGCTACGAAGGTGGGCATACCGTTTTTGGAGAATGGAGTTTAGCCGCTTTACAAACCGAATTTGAAAAATTAGCCAAAGAAATGCTTAAAACTGAAGATGAAAGAAATTTAAGTCATGACGTAACGCCTTTAGTATTTACAAAAGAAGATTTAAACAAATTTTCATATTTTAAAGGGCAATATTATTTGAACACTATAAAAAGAAAAGAACGCTTAGCAAAGGTAAAAGCAAGACGAAGAAATAAATTGGAAAAACGCAAAGAAAGAATACAAAAAAAGCTTGATGATCTTTAG
- a CDS encoding DUF2779 domain-containing protein, whose translation MLSKSKIMRGKQCHKSLWLYRHAYNLREINEQQQAIFQTGTDVGILAQGLFPKGIDATKGHDYPNLSCYKQTKKLIDNGQNVIYEATFVYDDVLVAVDLLVKNGNKWNLYEVKSSTSVKPQHIEDATVQYYVAKGCGIDIENIYITHLNNTYERKGDLDIQQLFTATAITDEVKAGLDTLPETIEKLKEVEKLKKCPQIDVGEQCNTPYPCDYMNYCWKDIPYFNVVELVHNRGKAQQLIDMGITDLKDIPDDFPLTINQQIQVDAEKTEEDYIDEKAINLFLNEISYPIYYLDFETIMPAIPPLDNTKPYGQTVFQYSLHIEEFENAELVHKEYLAETDGTDPRTMFLQKLIKDCGTKGTVLVYNKTFECSRLKELATIFPKYNEEINNILNRIVDLMQPFQQKQYYTKEMHGSYSIKAVLPALAPQFSYTNLEISDGGTASNIFYALFEGKYTGNKAKARKALLEYCQMDTYAMVVVMQKLRTIV comes from the coding sequence ATGCTATCTAAATCTAAAATAATGCGAGGCAAACAATGTCATAAATCTTTGTGGTTATACCGCCATGCTTATAATCTACGTGAAATAAATGAACAACAGCAAGCTATATTTCAAACAGGAACTGATGTAGGTATTTTGGCTCAAGGATTATTTCCTAAAGGTATAGATGCTACTAAAGGGCATGATTACCCAAATCTTTCTTGCTATAAACAAACAAAAAAACTAATAGATAATGGGCAAAACGTTATTTATGAAGCTACTTTTGTATATGATGATGTTCTGGTAGCTGTAGATTTACTGGTAAAAAACGGCAATAAATGGAATTTATATGAAGTAAAAAGCTCTACTTCCGTTAAACCCCAGCATATAGAAGATGCTACTGTGCAATACTATGTGGCTAAAGGCTGTGGTATTGATATTGAAAATATTTACATTACCCACCTTAATAATACTTATGAACGCAAAGGCGATTTAGATATTCAACAATTATTTACAGCCACAGCAATTACAGATGAAGTAAAAGCTGGCTTAGATACGCTACCCGAAACTATAGAAAAGTTAAAAGAAGTGGAAAAGCTAAAAAAATGTCCACAAATAGATGTAGGCGAACAATGTAATACCCCCTACCCTTGCGATTATATGAATTACTGCTGGAAAGATATACCTTATTTTAATGTAGTAGAGTTGGTTCATAACAGAGGCAAAGCACAACAATTGATAGATATGGGCATTACAGATTTAAAGGATATACCGGACGATTTTCCTTTAACCATAAATCAACAGATACAAGTAGATGCAGAAAAAACAGAAGAAGATTATATAGATGAAAAAGCAATAAACCTTTTTCTTAATGAAATATCATATCCTATTTATTATCTTGATTTTGAAACCATTATGCCCGCTATCCCACCATTAGACAACACTAAACCTTATGGACAAACGGTGTTTCAATATTCCTTACACATAGAAGAATTTGAAAATGCGGAACTTGTACATAAAGAATATTTAGCCGAAACAGATGGCACAGACCCACGTACTATGTTTTTACAAAAATTAATTAAAGATTGTGGCACAAAAGGGACCGTACTGGTTTATAACAAAACATTTGAGTGTAGTAGATTAAAGGAATTAGCTACTATTTTTCCAAAATATAATGAGGAAATTAATAATATACTCAACAGAATAGTAGATTTAATGCAACCTTTTCAGCAAAAACAATACTATACAAAAGAAATGCACGGAAGTTATTCTATAAAAGCGGTATTACCGGCTTTAGCGCCCCAATTTTCTTATACCAACTTAGAAATAAGTGATGGCGGTACGGCAAGCAATATATTCTATGCCCTATTTGAAGGCAAATATACCGGCAATAAAGCCAAGGCACGCAAAGCCTTACTTGAATATTGCCAAATGGATACTTATGCCATGGTGGTAGTAATGCAAAAACTAAGAACAATAGTGTAA
- a CDS encoding glycoside hydrolase family 16 protein — translation MNYILIILISILGYSLNAQAPNGYKLFWEDNFEGQSLDLNKWKYRNLGKRRDAFNVEAMATVQKGYLALRTEQKNDTIFSSIISTQGKFETTYGYFEVRCLLQNEEGHWSAFWLQSNILGKYIGDVAKSGAEIDIYEFLPLHKNEIHHTIHYDGYGKDHKSEHKKVKMRKFDSYQFHTFGLEWTPESYTYYIDGKPTATFKKGISQRDQYIILSLEVGDWAGNINNAKLPDYLIVDYVKVYKKE, via the coding sequence GAATTACATATTAATCATTTTAATTTCTATTTTAGGCTATTCACTTAATGCTCAGGCTCCCAATGGTTATAAACTATTTTGGGAAGATAATTTTGAAGGACAAAGTTTAGACTTAAACAAATGGAAATACCGAAATTTAGGTAAAAGGAGAGATGCTTTTAATGTAGAAGCTATGGCAACTGTTCAAAAAGGTTATTTAGCATTAAGAACAGAACAAAAAAATGATACTATTTTTTCTTCAATAATAAGTACGCAGGGTAAATTTGAAACTACTTACGGATATTTTGAGGTACGCTGTTTATTGCAAAATGAAGAAGGACATTGGTCTGCTTTTTGGCTTCAAAGCAATATTTTAGGAAAATACATAGGCGATGTAGCTAAAAGCGGTGCTGAAATAGATATTTATGAATTTTTGCCATTGCACAAAAATGAAATACACCACACCATACACTATGACGGCTATGGCAAAGACCACAAATCGGAACACAAAAAAGTGAAAATGCGAAAATTTGATTCCTATCAGTTTCATACCTTTGGTTTAGAGTGGACACCAGAATCTTATACTTATTATATAGACGGCAAACCTACCGCAACGTTTAAGAAAGGTATTTCTCAAAGAGACCAATACATTATTTTAAGTTTAGAAGTTGGAGATTGGGCTGGCAATATTAATAATGCTAAACTACCCGATTATCTTATAGTTGATTATGTGAAAGTTTATAAGAAAGAATAA